One Elephas maximus indicus isolate mEleMax1 chromosome X, mEleMax1 primary haplotype, whole genome shotgun sequence DNA segment encodes these proteins:
- the LOC126069639 gene encoding protein BHLHb9-like, which yields MSENKSGTHAKTRKGASIKAEAEREATGIVKAKAGFETYAVAERKGVSETKVVTEMKARALSEPTALVKGVAKAMPRSWARSGEEMNTDFGPRAEDEAAVVSGFSCVAEESAASGARHKDETDTDAWFWAGEDASIGSWFWNGEEAGGDQTNAKDEGETDIGASINTEELGIEAATGASWKPRPGAEEEEEDDVIGKWFWGGDKISFDPNPRPVYRIVKPRVTCEIDERNRPKDWSEVTIWPNAPAEIPALLASRYQVPSRTRPLSYTAQSSGEKNTGSLPAAEAGLREGTSVCLQSIDAYPFDSETCTQAIEKIRGQIRIRELNGIRPFPCPCKMECRLNSEDFEKLVSLLKSNADPVIHKIAQIAMGIIKVHPLAQELINEMGVLTVIESLLDFQFPDMTRKAEITLNPISVEERQRRNIIHVVHMCKETVSFPLNSPGQRSGLKELGQLSADRNHHFIVAAYLPELSRMLSLGNHKTRNLVLKVLLNMSENPIAARDMMNIEVLSALKLIFHQKEAKANLVTAVAIFVNIKEHIRRGSIVVVNPVSYNELKAVFREVKTIIEKL from the exons ATGTCTGAGAATAAGAGTGGAACCCATGCTAAAACTAGGAAAGGGGCCAGCATAAAGGCTGAAGCAGAAAGGGAGGCTACTGGCATAGTCAAGGCCAAGGCAGGGTTTGAGACATATGCAGTAGCAGAGAGGAAGGGAGTGTCTGAGACTAAGGTTGTAACTGAGATGAAGGCAAGAGCCCTGTCAGAGCCTACGGCTCTGGTCAAAGGCGTGGCTAAGGCCATGCCTAGATCCTGGGCCAGGTCAGGGGAGGAGATGAATACAGACTTTGGTCCGAGGGCTGAGGATGAGGCCGCTGTGGTATCTGGTTTTTCTTGTGTGGCTGAGGAGAGTGCTGCATCTGGGGCCAGACACAAAGATGAGACTGATACTGATGCCTGGTTCTGGGCTGGGGAAGACGCCAGTATCGGTTCCTGGTTCTGGAATGGGGAAGAGGCTGGTGGTGATCAGACGAACGCTAAGGACGAAGGTGAAACTGATATTGGTGCCTCAATCAATACTGAGGAGTTGGGAATAGAGGCTGCTACTGGGGCCAGCTGGAAGCCTAGGCCAGgggcggaggaggaggaggaggacga cGTTATTGGGAAGTGGTTCTGGGGTGGAGATAAAATTAGTTTTGACCCTAATCCTAGACCCGTGTACAGGATAGTTAAGCCCCGGGTAACATGTGAAATTGATGAAAGAAATAGGCCCAAGGACTGGTCTGAGGTAACTATCTGGCCCAACGCCCCTGCTGAAATTCCGGCATTGTTGGCATCTAGATACCAGGTCCCGTCGAGGACAAGGCCTCTTTCATATACTGCCCAGTCCTCAGGTGAGAAAAACACGGGTTCCCTGCCTGCGGCAGAAGCCGGTCTTCGTGAGGGCACTTCCGTATGCCTACAGTCTATAGACGCGTACCCATTTGATTCTGAGACTTGCACGCAGGCCATAGAGAAGATCAGAGGGCAGATCAGGATCAGGGAGCTGAATGGGATTAGGCCGTTTCCTTGCCCTTGCAAAATGGAATGCCGCCTGAATTCTGAGGACTTTGAAAAACTTGTTAGCTTACTTAAGTCAAATGCTGATCCTGTCATTCATAAAATAGCTCAAATTGCAATGGGTATCATCAAGGTTCATCCCCTTGCCCAAGAGCTCATTAATGAGATGGGTGTGCTGACTGTTATTGAAAGCTTGCTCGATTTTCAATTCCCGGACATGACAAGAAAGGCTGAAATTACTCTGAATCCCATTTCTGTGGAGGAAAGACAACGCAGGAATATAATACATGTTGTGCATATGTGTAAGGAAACCGTGTCTTTTCCCTTGAACTCACCTGGTCAGCGATCTGGATTAAAGGAATTAGGGCAGCTGAGTGCTGACCGTAACCATCACTTCATTGTTGCCGCTTACCTTCCAGAGCTTTCCCGTATGCTATCCCTGGGAAATCATAAAACCAGAAATCTGGTTTTGAAAGTACTTTTGAATATGTCTGAAAATCCCATTGCAGCAAGAGACATGATGAACATTGAGGTATTGTCAGCATTAAAACTCATCTTTCACCAGAAAGAGGCAAAAGCCAATCTTGTTACTGCCGTGGCCATATTTGTTAACATAAAGGAGCATATCAGAAGGGGATCGATTGTAGTTGTTAATCCCGTGAGTTATAATGAACTCAAGGCCGTGTTCCGTGAAGTTAAAACGATTATTGAAAAATTGTAA